From Fulvivirga lutea:
ACCATTCTTGCGCTACCTTTACTGCCAAGATAATTGGCTATGGCTCCATACGAAGTTACTCTACCTTGTGGTATCAGTTTTACTACCTCGTACACATCTTCAAAAAATGAATGATTCTTATCGGCCATCTACCAAATATAAATTGAAGCATTTAAACATCCTCTGATACCTGAGACTATAAATTGTGTAGAAATCAACTTTCATTTAACTGGTATTTAGGCATTTGATCTTAAAATATTGATAGCCAACCCATTATAAATTGCTAATACAGGATAACCTTTTTACTTTAGCGGCTTCTTAAAAACAACCAGAATATTAATGTTTAATAGCAACGAAAAACAGGCAACGGCAGAAGCAATGAACTCCAATAATATTATTGGAAAAGGCACCACATTTACAGGAAATATTGAGACTTACGGTAACATTAGAATAGAAGGAAAAGTAGTAGGCGATGTGATTTCAAAATCTAAAGTAGCCGTTGGCCCTTCGGCAGTTATAGAAGGGAAGTTATTGGCACAGATAGCTGAAATTGAGGGCGAAATTAAAGGGAAGCTGGAGGTTACTGATCATTTAATATTAAAGCCAACAAGTAAAATTGAAGGTGATATTGTTGCCAATAAATTGACTGTAGAGTCTGGCGCCAAGTTTGATGGCCAGTGCAAAATGGGCGAGAAAAATTTGAAGATTGAGCTAAAAAACGAATCTCAAGAAGTTAAAAAGCTTCGAAGCGCAGTTTAAACCAAAACCTATATCATATAGAGAAAAGGCCAGTCAATCGATTGGCCTTTTATTTTTCCTGTGCTAGAGTATTGACTGCAAGGAGAAAATCTTTTTTGAATTCTTCATAGTACTGATCAGTGGCAGGGCCATTGAAATAATCGAATTGATAGCGTATAAAACCGTATTTATCAATAATTACCAAGGTGGGAAAAGCATTGATCTTTTCAAGGTATGGTAAAGCCAGAGCAGCTTGTCCTTTGCTTAATTCTCCACCCAATTTAATATCATAAGGAATGTGCATATCCCTTTTATAAGACTCAATTCTTTGAAGTCCATACTCGGTAGAAAAATTAGGCTCGTAGGTAACAGCTAGTACCTCAACATTTTGAGGTTTAGTCTGATACCAATCTCTTAAAAAAGTCGACTGATCCATACTATTAGGACACCAGGTACCAAAAAATTGCAACACCAGTACTTTATCGAAGTAGTTTGATTCATCAATTGACTCATTTGGGTTTCCTGCGGTTAAAATATCGAAGTGTGGCCGGTGTCTATCTTCAAGCTTCTTAAAAGGTTTTACAATTTCTGCATCCTCTTTGGGCTGCCCACTCACTTTCTCAATATATCCATTATCAAAATGAAACTCTCCAATCAGTTGATTATCATCCAACTTGGCTTTCAATTTAAATCCGTGGGCTCCATCGAAAGAAGTCATTAGCAATGAATCATTTCTAATAATACCTTCAAAGAATCTAAAATCTCCAACATCGGAAATTACAGAGCCGGAAGCCTTACCATTTTCAAACTGGAATAACCCCACTGCTGGATAGGTATCATTCAGAGCCCTTTCAAACTTCAATTCCCATTTATAAGACAATTTTTTCTTTTTAGTTCCACCCTCAAACCTTGGCTTACCATAAGAGGCATTAAAAGGTATGGCTTTCGTTTTATAGCCCTTCTTCCAGTATCCTTCCATCGAATGCTCATCAAACTTCGCCCTTATTTCGGCATCGAACGGCTTTAGTGGCATTACTAGTGTATCTCGATCAATAACGGCATCTTTAATTTCAATTTGCTCTTTGCCATTGATGATAGTGATAAGCATGCCTTTCTTTTTATGTTCGATTTTGAATTCAAACGGAATGCTTTCGGCCTCATATTCTAATACTCCTTGCCACTGGCCTCCTGAAGGTTGAACCTGTGCCAACAATGAGTTACAATAGATTGAACCAATAAAAATTAGTAATAGTGACTTCATACTATAAAACTACCAATTGTATTTGTAAGGATATGTGGAATGAACAACTTGTTGAAGAACCTATAACTTTGTGAGTAGGTATATTAACTTGTAAATAAATCTAACATTGAATGCAGAACAGCTACAACATAATCTGGAAACACTTTAATAAAAATTCTTATACCGGAATTCACCTACGGGCCAAGGAAGATTTTAGTCTGCCGTATTTTGTTGATGGTGAAGAAAAGGAGAAGTTCGAAAAAAAGGAGCCGACCGCTCTCAACCCATTTCATCTGGTAAAGGGACTTCTGGTTGGATATTTTGATAAACCTCCCGCAACAGATACAAGTTTTGCCAAGGCGCAGGCTAAAAAAATAATCACAGAGCAACTGCCCACATTCAAATCTCCTTCCCTCGAAAGCTTGGTTCTTGACCTTTCGGCCTATCTGCGTGATACACATGGACAACAAGCCAGTCTGCAATCTTTAATGGCAGGCATTGAATTAGCACCGGAAAGTAGCGCCATTAAATACGATTGTTGTTTAGACTTAATCAACTGCATAGAAGATGATGAGATTGAAGACAGGATCGCAGGAATTCAGAAACTAAAAATACTATTGAGTGAAATAAACATCAAAGACCTGGCTCCTGAGTTAGCGGAAGACTATAAGCAGATGGTGGAGATTGCAGAGGGGGTGTAAATCAATATTTGGAGTCAATTAACTAAATAATTTCTCTACGAATACAACTGACAATTCAGAGAATTCTTTTGCTCTGAGAGCAAGAATAATTTTTGCTTTTCCATTTCATTGGTTTGACTACAAATTAATACGTTTTCGTATTTTTTATGATAATTTTATGACGTGGTTAAAAGTTCTACTTACAATGGGCATTTACCCACAAAGACAATCTAAACTAGCCTAGTAAACGTGGAGGAAATTCTGAAAAAATTAATTGAACTATTCTTTACCTATTCTGAGAAGAAAAATGCAAAAAACTTAAGCTTAACGGAATTTGTAGGTTTTTTAAATGTAGAGTTAGGAGAACAAGGAAAATCCAATCTGAAAACAAGTAAACCAAATTCTAAATCCTATAATACTGAAACAGATGATCTGGGAATTTTGCTGGTATTGCTAAATAGGTATGCGAAAGAATATGTAAAAAAGGCTTTAAAAGACACACCCCTCTCCACAGCCGATGAATTTCCTTTTTTAATCTCATTACTTGGCACTAATAGCCATACTAAAACTGAACTCATTAATAAAATGGTGCTTACCAAAACTTCAGGGACCGAAGTTATTAAACGGCTTTTAAAGAAAGGATTCATTGAAGAGTTTGAAGATGCTAACGATAAAAGAAGCATACGTGTAAAACTAACCGAAGAAGGCAAGCTTTTAACGCTTGGTATGTTACCTAAAATGCAAATGGTGTCAGAAATTATTAAAGGTGGCTTAAGTAGTACAGAACTTGCAACACTTAATTACCTGTTACGAAAACTCGAGAAACATCATAAAAGTATTTATGAAGAAAGCGGAGATGTTGAGTTAACAGAATTATTATCCAATAAGTAGTTCAGTAGTCAATAATCAGACGTTACGAATTTCTCAATCATTCACTTTTACTCATTCACAATCGCTGTAAATCATCTTACAAGCGCATACAATTAGTTTATTATCACGGTATTTAATCCATCTTCTTTCCTTTTCTCATAGCATTCTAAATATCTATTTTAATACGATTACGTATTTTTAATTGTTTATTTAAAACTTTTACGTATTATACACGTTTGGTTGATACGAAAACATTTAAATCAAATTTTAACTAACACATCATCATGGAAAAACTATCATTATTTGCAGTTAGCTTGAGCATAATCATGTTGGCAATCATTTGGCCTTATAAGAGTTTAGCAACTAAGGAAGTAGAGGAAATTAATTTAACGCGATTGGGATTTACCAAAAGCAAATTAAAAACACCAACTGGGGAAATTGCTGTTTTTGAAGCTGGAAAAGGAGAACCATTGCTTTTATTACATGGAATAGGTGCAGGTGCGTCATCCTATATCTGGTTTGAAATAGCTCCACAATTGGCTGAACATTATCGCGTAATTGCACCCGACTTTGTTGGTTGGGGAGAATCTGATCGACTGACAAGAGATATCCTATTTGAAGATTATGTAACACAAATCACCGCTCTTGGTGAGTGGGTAGGTGAACCAGTTAGAGTATTAACTCAATCACTTAGCTGTGGTTTTGTGCTTTCTGCCATTGAAAAAGGGGGTATTGAAGTGATCAAATTGGTGCTTAACACACCATCTGGTGGATTTGATTTTGGAGTAGATGCCATCGGAGAACAGGGCACTCAGAGTTTTTTGAAAATTTCTGAATCACCACAACGAAATGAGATTTATGCCCAAATTTTTCATCAAAGGCCGGCCATTGAAGATTGGTGGAGACAAGAAGGCTTTAAAGATGGAGAGGCCGTTCCATTAGAAATTATTGAGAATAACTTGTACAATGCAAGACGGCCAAATGCTTCTTATTCAGCCTTACCTTTTCTAAGTGGAAAGTTGCGTTATGACATCGCACCATTGTTAGAAAATGTTACTGTTCCCACCATCATGCTCTGGGGCAATGAAGAATTTAGAATTAGACCAGAAGTGCAAGAACGTATTTCTAAACTTAATCCTGAGATAGAAGTGATTCGAATAAAAGATGCCCGATCGGCATTTGAAGTGGAGCAACCGGAACTAACGCTAGCGGCAATTATGCCTTTTCTCAAATAAGCAGGTTAACTAGTTTTTTATTCAATTGAGGTCAGCCGTTTGGCTGACTTTTTTTTTGAACATGCTTATTAAAAGCGGGATACAATTAAATTTAATTCAATAGCCTTAAAGGGTCACATCTCTTTATTGTTAACTGGAATTCTTGAAACACCAAAAGACTACAGGTTAAAAAAACGATATACGATTTGTAAATGGGCTTTAGAGCAGAAGGGGAGGAACTTGTGTCTACTATTTAACTCATTAGGCCATTTAAAGGAAAAGATAATGCTCTGGAATGAAAATCTGTAAATGTTGTAATTTTACCAACTCCGAAGTCTTTTCTTTAAAAAAAACAGTATAGGTCAGACTATTTATTTCAAAAATGAAATCTGAGCCATTAGAAAGTACCGATGAAACAAAAAGAAGCCTTCCATTAAGGCGAATAAATGATGGCTGGATTTTTTACTTTGTCCATCCTTTAATTGCCATATTAGTTGTCCATATTGGAAACGATAATTCCTTCTATGATCTAATTCAAATTCCAAGTTATTACACTGACCTGTTATTTGCATTTGCCTGTACATATAGTCTTGGCTTTTATTTCAAATGGTTATTTTACAAGCTAGATGGCTGGTACAACTGGGGTGAAGAAATGAGGCTCAGAATTATAACTCAAGCTACACTGGGTTTATTGGCACCAGTCGTAGTAATCATTGGCCTTGAGTTTTTGTATTTAAAATCTCTGCCAAATGTGCTTATAGAAAGTAGCTCCATTTTTTATTTAGAGCTACCGCTTGTCGCCATATTTTGTGTACTATTGAATTTGATCTATTCAATACTTTACTATAGGCTACATAGTATCGAAACTACTCGTGAGTTAAAAAACAAGTTAGAAAAA
This genomic window contains:
- a CDS encoding bactofilin family protein, translating into MFNSNEKQATAEAMNSNNIIGKGTTFTGNIETYGNIRIEGKVVGDVISKSKVAVGPSAVIEGKLLAQIAEIEGEIKGKLEVTDHLILKPTSKIEGDIVANKLTVESGAKFDGQCKMGEKNLKIELKNESQEVKKLRSAV
- a CDS encoding TlpA disulfide reductase family protein, whose amino-acid sequence is MKSLLLIFIGSIYCNSLLAQVQPSGGQWQGVLEYEAESIPFEFKIEHKKKGMLITIINGKEQIEIKDAVIDRDTLVMPLKPFDAEIRAKFDEHSMEGYWKKGYKTKAIPFNASYGKPRFEGGTKKKKLSYKWELKFERALNDTYPAVGLFQFENGKASGSVISDVGDFRFFEGIIRNDSLLMTSFDGAHGFKLKAKLDDNQLIGEFHFDNGYIEKVSGQPKEDAEIVKPFKKLEDRHRPHFDILTAGNPNESIDESNYFDKVLVLQFFGTWCPNSMDQSTFLRDWYQTKPQNVEVLAVTYEPNFSTEYGLQRIESYKRDMHIPYDIKLGGELSKGQAALALPYLEKINAFPTLVIIDKYGFIRYQFDYFNGPATDQYYEEFKKDFLLAVNTLAQEK
- a CDS encoding MarR family winged helix-turn-helix transcriptional regulator, with the translated sequence MEEILKKLIELFFTYSEKKNAKNLSLTEFVGFLNVELGEQGKSNLKTSKPNSKSYNTETDDLGILLVLLNRYAKEYVKKALKDTPLSTADEFPFLISLLGTNSHTKTELINKMVLTKTSGTEVIKRLLKKGFIEEFEDANDKRSIRVKLTEEGKLLTLGMLPKMQMVSEIIKGGLSSTELATLNYLLRKLEKHHKSIYEESGDVELTELLSNK
- a CDS encoding alpha/beta fold hydrolase, which produces MEKLSLFAVSLSIIMLAIIWPYKSLATKEVEEINLTRLGFTKSKLKTPTGEIAVFEAGKGEPLLLLHGIGAGASSYIWFEIAPQLAEHYRVIAPDFVGWGESDRLTRDILFEDYVTQITALGEWVGEPVRVLTQSLSCGFVLSAIEKGGIEVIKLVLNTPSGGFDFGVDAIGEQGTQSFLKISESPQRNEIYAQIFHQRPAIEDWWRQEGFKDGEAVPLEIIENNLYNARRPNASYSALPFLSGKLRYDIAPLLENVTVPTIMLWGNEEFRIRPEVQERISKLNPEIEVIRIKDARSAFEVEQPELTLAAIMPFLK
- a CDS encoding LytR/AlgR family response regulator transcription factor — protein: MKSEPLESTDETKRSLPLRRINDGWIFYFVHPLIAILVVHIGNDNSFYDLIQIPSYYTDLLFAFACTYSLGFYFKWLFYKLDGWYNWGEEMRLRIITQATLGLLAPVVVIIGLEFLYLKSLPNVLIESSSIFYLELPLVAIFCVLLNLIYSILYYRLHSIETTRELKNKLEKHANDRNGKSNFLVHYGSKSLNISLNEIAYFIVLDKMTYLITHNGKQYLYNSTLEQVSEAMSPHNFFQINRQLVARKESIVSYKKTDTRKLKISLNPPVPTPVFVSKTKAPQFITWLES